From the Paraburkholderia sp. PREW-6R genome, one window contains:
- a CDS encoding ABC transporter permease translates to MKNQSRVGAWTAIIVGSLYFLIPLVATFEFSLRMKRGTYSFEAYRVVLGDPRFQASFGYSILMALLTIVVGVLLVVPTAYWVQLRLPKLRPVVEFVTLLPLVVPAIVIVFGYLRIYNSSSILPLTGNERATDLLLVFGYVTLSLPYMYRAVDAGLRAVDVRALTEAAECLGASWPTILFKVIFPNIRSGILSGAFLTFAVVIGEFTLASLLDRPAFGPYLQLIGANRAYEPSALAIIAFVITWASMGLIQVFGSARALSGQKL, encoded by the coding sequence ATGAAGAATCAGTCTCGCGTGGGAGCGTGGACCGCGATCATCGTCGGTTCGCTGTACTTCCTGATTCCGTTGGTCGCGACCTTCGAATTCAGTCTGCGTATGAAGCGCGGCACGTACAGTTTCGAAGCGTATCGCGTCGTGCTCGGCGATCCGCGTTTTCAGGCGTCGTTCGGCTACTCGATTCTGATGGCGCTGCTGACGATCGTGGTCGGCGTGCTGCTGGTCGTGCCGACTGCGTACTGGGTGCAGTTGCGTTTGCCGAAGCTGCGGCCGGTCGTGGAATTCGTCACGCTGTTGCCGCTCGTGGTGCCTGCAATCGTGATCGTGTTCGGATATCTGCGCATCTACAACAGCAGTTCGATTCTGCCGCTCACCGGCAACGAACGCGCAACCGATCTGCTGCTCGTATTCGGCTACGTGACGCTCTCGTTGCCGTACATGTACCGCGCCGTGGACGCCGGACTGCGCGCCGTCGACGTGCGCGCGCTAACCGAAGCCGCCGAATGCCTCGGCGCGAGCTGGCCGACCATTCTCTTCAAGGTGATTTTCCCGAACATCCGCTCGGGCATCCTGTCCGGCGCGTTTCTCACGTTCGCCGTGGTGATCGGCGAATTCACGTTGGCGAGCCTGCTCGACCGGCCTGCGTTCGGGCCGTACCTCCAGTTGATCGGCGCGAACCGCGCGTATGAACCGTCCGCGCTCGCGATCATCGCGTTCGTGATTACGTGGGCGTCGATGGGACTGATCCAGGTATTTGGCTCGGCTCGCGCATTGAGCGGCCAGAAGCTGTGA